In the genome of Cellvibrio sp. KY-YJ-3, one region contains:
- a CDS encoding DUF6766 family protein, producing MRQKGSPESKPVDAPHDETGK from the coding sequence TTGCGGCAAAAAGGATCTCCCGAATCCAAACCGGTGGATGCGCCACACGATGAAACGGGAAAATAA
- a CDS encoding BON domain-containing protein has protein sequence MMQTSIKLLGLALVLSSATAMAANNVTYNSSSMSSAMSSVMKGTATKNADNTDLNARDKSGATLTPQNQSNAEPDIEVLAAVRSAIVEDDDLSTAAHNVKIMVEEGVVTLRGPVKNANEKKRVEVLARNVAGVVSIDNRLDIDTN, from the coding sequence ATGATGCAAACATCAATAAAACTATTGGGACTTGCTCTTGTGCTCAGCAGCGCAACAGCAATGGCGGCGAATAACGTTACTTATAATTCATCATCTATGTCGTCTGCGATGTCATCAGTGATGAAAGGTACAGCAACAAAAAATGCTGACAATACGGATTTGAACGCCCGTGATAAAAGTGGGGCCACCTTAACCCCACAAAATCAATCGAACGCTGAGCCAGATATTGAGGTTTTAGCGGCTGTGCGCAGTGCAATTGTAGAGGACGACGATCTCTCGACTGCGGCTCACAATGTAAAAATTATGGTGGAGGAAGGCGTAGTTACCTTGCGAGGCCCAGTAAAGAATGCAAATGAAAAAAAACGAGTAGAAGTACTCGCGCGCAACGTCGCGGGAGTTGTGAGTATTGATAACCGATTAGATATCGACACCAACTAA
- a CDS encoding PaaI family thioesterase, producing MEVQGHIKFTVIERSSEEVISEMPIQPGILNPFGTVNAGATLWLADVNASVLVLEGVNPEQGMKGFPLAININANLLGNNTAGAFVAKSNYVKKGRIVSVVKTTVTDTSGKLIAEVTTSHVQSA from the coding sequence ATGGAAGTTCAAGGTCATATTAAATTTACGGTTATTGAAAGGTCATCAGAAGAAGTTATATCTGAAATGCCAATACAACCAGGTATATTGAATCCTTTTGGTACTGTTAATGCTGGCGCTACGTTGTGGCTCGCTGATGTAAACGCATCTGTACTTGTTCTTGAGGGTGTTAATCCTGAGCAAGGTATGAAAGGCTTTCCTTTGGCAATAAACATTAATGCCAATTTGCTAGGGAATAATACGGCTGGAGCGTTTGTGGCAAAATCAAATTATGTCAAAAAGGGTCGTATTGTTAGTGTGGTTAAAACAACGGTTACTGACACATCTGGTAAGTTAATAGCGGAAGTTACAACAAGCCATGTTCAGTCAGCTTAA